The following is a genomic window from Prunus persica cultivar Lovell chromosome G7, Prunus_persica_NCBIv2, whole genome shotgun sequence.
aGATTAAGATTAACCAATCTTAATTAAGTGAATCAACCCAATTGAACTttgataatatattatatggaGAGTAGCGAATAAAAAAGTCACAACCTTGTTTCCAACCTAATTATAATCCATATCCATTGCCACATAGTACGATCCAAATCGTATACTTTTCTCATCTTCATTTATAGATCATTCTTAattcatagatcattcttACAGAAAATAAGACAAATTGAACATCATTAAGACACTAATGAGGTGTTAGTTGGATTGGCCCAGACTTTTGGTGTGCTCCCAAGTGTTCCTGAGTTTAAGTCCCCATGGTACTAATATGAGTTTCCCCTCTGCCTTCCTAActttaactaaaaaaaaaatcattaaggcaTATAATTATGGCCAACATAATAGACAAACATGgtgcttaaaaaaaaaaataatgacaaCTATTATTTGAGTAGTCAAATTAATGGtttcaaattggaatttttttttttttttttttttgtagagatgatctttgaaagAATAGTTAAAAGTTAGACAGTtcaaattattgaaatataatgCAAATGAAGCCTTACGAGGTGTCTGTCAAATAATTTGAGGGAtcattacatatatatatatatatatatatatttcaaattaagATAATCAACTCGTTACTCATCAACTTCCCCTCCATACCgactgccaaaaaaaaaaaaaaactcatcaactTCTGCTTCTAGCCAGTCTCCTAGACCTGGTGCTTCCATGGCCGTAGAGAACATGCCACCATTTCCGGTTGCAATCAAACTTACGTCTGATATATATAACTATCAACAGTGGaaatctttctctctttcataTTTTAACTACCACAATCTTTCTGGAATCATTCATGGAACAGAGCCTCGTCCGGGCCTAATTGAGTCTACCCTTAGTAATTGGTCGGGCAGAGTTCAAAAGGGTTTGAGTTGGTTCGACAGAGATCAACAGGCTTTGAATTGGATGAGAGCCACTCTATCTGGAATTCTCCAACAAATGGTCATGGACGGAGCTGACTCTTCACGAAAGGTCTGGCAAAATCTCGAGCAACACTTCGCCCATCTCTCTCATGCTAGCATCTATCAGCTTAAATCCGAACTACACAAAGTGAAGAAAGATCCCACCATTCCGATGGCTGACTATCTGGAAATAATCAAACAGCTGGCGACCGATCTTGCAGCTGCCGGTGCTCCTCTGGAATTTCCCGAACTAGTTCATGTACACATCCTGGCGGGATTACCAGAGGAGTACAATCCCTTTCGTGCAAGGATAAACCACTCTCCAGTAAGTGGTTGGGATGAGTTGTATGACTTATTGTTGAAGGAGGAAATGCGTCTGGATCCACAGCGCACCTTAAAACTTGGACATGCTTCTTCTGCCTCTGCTcctcaagaaaaagaagagtacGCAATCGGGATCGATCTGGGGACAACGTATTCCCGCGTAGCAGTGTGGCAGAAGGATCATGTAGAGGTTATACTGAACGATCACGGGAACAGGAAGACTGCATCTTATGTTGCCTTCACTGAAACTGATGAGACTAATCTGGTAGGTGATGCAGCATTTAACCAAGTCGTCAGAAACACACCCAACTCCATCTTTGGTACGTATCATATTCATATGTAGGATTAAACTGCACGTTTACTGTCtcctttttaattatattcacTTAGAACTATAATcataagtatatatatgaaattgtcACTTTTTCTAAGCTATCTAGCTAGATTGTGAATCAACACTACCCATAATCTTTGCTTGAACAAATCCAAagattgattttgatttttactGCCAGAGCCAGCTAATATATGTTTGCATGAATTGTagtttaagaattttttgAGGAAGTTAAAATTGTCGTAACTTTCAGTAAGATCCTCCCATggtgagaaaaaaaagttaatgtATTGGTTAATAAGCTATTATATTAGATTCCTACTTAAACTCGTGCTATCTGATAGAACTTGGCATCCATTTGCAGATACAAAGAGGTTAATCGGTAGGAGATTCAGTGACGCCTCTGTTCAAAGTGATGTGAAGCTCTGGCCATTCAAGGTCATTGAAGGTCCAGGTGACAAGCCCgtgattgtggtcacccacaaTGGCCAAGAGAAACAATGTTCTGCTGAAGATATCTCATCCATGGTTCTGGTAAAGATGAGGAAGATTGCCGAGACCTACTTGGGCTCAACTGTGAAAAATGCAGTTATCACGGTCCCTGCTTACTTCAATGACTCGCAGCGCCGAGCTACAAAAGATGCGGGCATGTCTGCTGGCCTAAACGTGTTGCGTATTATGAATGAACCAAGTGCTGCTGCCATTGATTATGGCCTTAACAAGAAGGCCGGTTGGAGTAGCCCGCGAAACGTGATGATATTTGATTTGGGTGGTGGCACTTTAGATGTGTCATTGCTTACCATTAGCACTTCTGGTGACTTTGAAGTCAAGGCAACGGCTGGAGACACTCACCTTGGCGGCCAAGACTTCGATAACAGATTGGTGAACTACTGTGTTGAGGAATTCAAGAGGGAGCATAAATTGGACGTTAGTGGAAACAAGAGAGCTCTTAGGAGGTTAAAAAATGAATGTGAGAAGGCAAAGAAGAGACTCTCATTTGAGTCTGACATTGACGTTGAAATTGACTGTTTGTGTGAGAATACTGATTTCACCATAACTTTTACTCGGGCCATATTTGAACAACAAAACAGGGAATTATTTACCAAGTGTATGGAGCCTGTGAAGAAGTGCTTAAGGGATGCTAACATGGACGTAAGCCGTGTCGACGATGTTGTTCTTGCTGGTGGCTCTACTAGAATTCCCATGGTGCAACAGCTATTGCAGGAGTTTTTCAAGGGGAAGGAGCTGTGCAAGGGCGTTAATCCGGATGAAGCAGTGGCATATGGCGCTGCGGTTCAAGCCGCAGCCTTGACTGGGAATGGAAAGGGGGAGTTTATTCAGGACTACACACTCAAGGACATCACTCCTCTGGCACTTGGTGTTGCAGATAAGAAATTCATGCAGTTGATTCCAAGAAACTCTCTAATTCCCGTGGACAAGAAACTAGAATTGTGCACTAATATAGATGGCCAAATTCTCATGAACATTCCCATATATGAGAGTGACAGTAGCATACCAGCAAATCTCAACTTTCTGGGTGAATGCAGCATCCGTGACATTCCTCCAGCTCCCAAACATGTTCATAAATTCGATGTTTTCTTCGAAATTGATCCCGATGGCATCTTGAGTGTCTCTGCTGTCGATAGGTCCACTGGCCAAAACAGAGAGATCATAATCAACCGTGACAAACCGAAGAAGTCTGAGGGAATGCAGAGAACTAAGAGATGAGGTAAGAAATGATAATCCATATGCCATGCTACCGCTGAAAcagaatat
Proteins encoded in this region:
- the LOC18771793 gene encoding heat shock 70 kDa protein 18 yields the protein MAVENMPPFPVAIKLTSDIYNYQQWKSFSLSYFNYHNLSGIIHGTEPRPGLIESTLSNWSGRVQKGLSWFDRDQQALNWMRATLSGILQQMVMDGADSSRKVWQNLEQHFAHLSHASIYQLKSELHKVKKDPTIPMADYLEIIKQLATDLAAAGAPLEFPELVHVHILAGLPEEYNPFRARINHSPVSGWDELYDLLLKEEMRLDPQRTLKLGHASSASAPQEKEEYAIGIDLGTTYSRVAVWQKDHVEVILNDHGNRKTASYVAFTETDETNLVGDAAFNQVVRNTPNSIFDTKRLIGRRFSDASVQSDVKLWPFKVIEGPGDKPVIVVTHNGQEKQCSAEDISSMVLVKMRKIAETYLGSTVKNAVITVPAYFNDSQRRATKDAGMSAGLNVLRIMNEPSAAAIDYGLNKKAGWSSPRNVMIFDLGGGTLDVSLLTISTSGDFEVKATAGDTHLGGQDFDNRLVNYCVEEFKREHKLDVSGNKRALRRLKNECEKAKKRLSFESDIDVEIDCLCENTDFTITFTRAIFEQQNRELFTKCMEPVKKCLRDANMDVSRVDDVVLAGGSTRIPMVQQLLQEFFKGKELCKGVNPDEAVAYGAAVQAAALTGNGKGEFIQDYTLKDITPLALGVADKKFMQLIPRNSLIPVDKKLELCTNIDGQILMNIPIYESDSSIPANLNFLGECSIRDIPPAPKHVHKFDVFFEIDPDGILSVSAVDRSTGQNREIIINRDKPKKSEGMQRTKR